GGATTTATAAATCACAGGGAAGACATGCTATCTGCTCTTGATTTCATTTATTCTTTGCAAAATGTCCAATGTAAACTTATATTGTTATCTTTTTATATGTTGTGCTATCTTGTATGAGAAATGGTTTTATTATCATTGCATGGTGAATATCATGTATTTAATTCCTATTATATGCATTTCCTCCTCTGCATTACCCGTGTATTGATCTATTGCATTGTTTATTTAATGtctaaatatattttgtaaattttcttGCTAATGTGTATATTGATAATGTTTAGAagtgtacattttattttgtaccaTGAACAATCATGTTAACCTTTATGGTTAATGGGAAATTGTTTTATTGCAACTGCATTGTGAATATCATTTATTTCATTGATGTACATTTCCTCTTCTGCATTAATTATGTATGCATCTATTCATTGTTTTCATATACaagtgtattttgttgttgtaccaTTATGTATATTTTGCAATCTACTAAGATGTACATTTCCCCCTCTGCATTAATTATGTATGCATCTATTCATTGTTTTCATATACAAGTGTATTTTTTCGTTGTAccattattgtatattttgcaaTCTTCTAAGTCATTTTCATTGTTGAACAAATGTATGTTTGAAATTGTGAATATATTCAAATATCATTGCATTATGAGTTGATGTTTTTGTGCTGGCAATCTTTTCATATTTTGTGATCTTTCATCAGatgatttgttttctctttgcAGGTTATAGAGTACTATGTCACATATTGCCTTCAAAAATGATATGACATTTAATATATATTGTGTTATTGCACAGACTACTgtgtacaattttaaatcaaacctATACTTTTTCTATAGTAactttatttgatttttaactgttttttttttttgttgggggggggggtgagaagCAGTCTTAATGACGATTCCCCCACCCACCTCTTTTAAAGTTAAACCCATGTAAATGAAAAATCTGTCTCTATGAGTTTTggtggttctaaaaaaaaaatcttattaaAACCACCAGAACTATTAGAGAAATTTTGTATGTACTATACGTACACTGTGTTTTTTAACCAATCTAGTTTGTATCTCTGCCATACAAACTTTTAAATCCACCACTTTTTATTGAATCACATTTCACCCTTTTCCTTTTCAGCTGATATCAACACATTGTTCCGAGGTAATTCCTTGGCCACTAAGTGTTTTGATCAGTTCATGAAGTTAGTGGGTATGCCTTACCTCTTGGAGACCCTTCAGCCCATCGTGGATACCATCTTTGAAGAGAAGAAGCACGTAGAGCTGGATCCCTGTAAAGTTGGCAGCATCAGAAGGTATGTGGGGATCAGCTTTCTTCTTTCCCATCTCTGTTGAACATGGTTCAACTCCCACTTCGGACCGGAGACTTGCAAGTGGATTGGTGTTTTTGTCCTTACTTGATTCCATTTGCAGTTTCCTCCCACATGTAAAACTGAAGTATTAGAAGTATGAGGTATTTGGGGATCAGGTTTGCCTTTCTTGCCCGCCTCCCTCTCTGTTAACCCCAGTTTGACTCCCACCTCACTTTGGATGCTTGCAAGTGGACTGTCTTTTAGTCCTTGGCTGATCCAATTTAATGCAATTCAATGtgacgtttattccatacttgGGAAAGTAATTCAATATGAGAATTTATAGTCGGAGTTTAAATATTAACTGAACTTCCTTCTCATCTACTATTCGCAAACATTTTCAGGTGTCAAGTTAAAGTTCAAGGCTTATGTTAGGGTTCCTTGGTTTCATAAGATACAAGAATGGACCTTAACCTCTTTCTGCTCAgacataattgtttttcttttatcttCAAAAAGCTCATAGCAACTTATTGAAGTTATTAAGTAGAAATCATAAAAACTAGCAAAATCAGTCGCAATTTCCTTGTGATATTAGCTACATTGAAGCAGTGTGTGGTTGAAAAAGGTACACTTTTGTTATTCTTGTAGGAGAGTAAGCATGAAGAACCGCTCTGAAGGTTACCTCCTTGAGCACAGCGCTTCAATACTGACAACCTACCTGGCTGCAATCGTTAACTGCATCTTGGAATCCATGGACCGTTGCCCACCAATCTTGAGGATGGCTCTCAAACAACTAAGACACAGGGTTGAGGAGAAATTTCCTGATAATGATACAGTAAGTGTCAGATGTTTATCAGTGAAGTTAGGATGGAGGTCTAAATGTGGATTTGGACCACAGGCCAGACACAGAAGGCAGGttatcaaaagtaaaaaatCAAGATCTTTGTCCTGAATCATGACTGAATGTCATGGCATTTTTTTACCTCAGAGTTCTATGCACATACAGCCCTTAAAATCAAAGGTCTACAGTGGTCAGTAAGTGCAGAAATGTATGGTAAGTAAACCCTCAAAAATGGGCCCAGGTGGGTAAAACAGAGCTACAACTGCATTgaataaaattgttaaaaacataGCAATTGTAATGGAATCTTTGTTTATTATATAATTGTCGCATCTTTATTACTATGGCTGGATAAACACCTACTTCTTTACAAATGGAGTGTTTGGATTCCCCCTCCACTGTTTAAACTCGGAGCAGGCATCAGGTTAGCCCAGACTCTGTTTTAACAAAGAACAACCCACCTATTGATTTATTTCAGGATTGCAAATATGTTTGTCTGAGTGGATTTCTCTTCCTACGGTTCTTTGCTCCAGCAATCCTTTCACCTAAGCTGTTCTTCCTTAGGGATCATCATCCCGATAAGTATGTTGGCCGGACATTGACACTTCTCGCTAAGGTAAACAAGTTCTttgaaaaaagttttgtttgtggGTCTTGAACAAAAGCAGGTCTATTCTTGTAAGGGCAAAGCAGTTTTCTTTGATAAAGGTGATGATGAGAGTAATGTAACTTGGTAGTGGAACATTTGGAATGCAGTGCAATTAAATCAAGCTTCAAATTGATAATTGTTCAGCCTCTAAGTAGTTTTGCATAAGCATATTTTTGCTGAAAATATAAGTTTATATCATGAATGTTGCCATTTTCTTCTTATTACGCCTGGAATGAGTTATATAACTGACCTGAGCCTAAGTGCCTGAGGTGCTACTCTTTTTTCGGATTTCAATGGTGGTATCTCTGGATATACTTGATGACAGGGATGACACCAAATGTTCtttttgatttcttgttttagTGAGATAGTGTTTATTATGAAACAAATGTGAGGGCTATCCTATAAAACTGAAAGTAAGCAGGGGTTTTGGCTCGGAAAATACTGGTGTACAAACGATATTGATGAGTATTTAATTCAGATTGTTGTTTACATTATAACAGGCAATCCAGACCATTGGTAACCTTGGTATGAAgattggtaaagagcactggatgCAGCCACTGGGTCCTCTCATCCAAGACAGTGTGGTTCGTATCAAGGACTTCCTTGACACCCTTCTTGATATTGACGAGACGGAGAGTAAGTCTTTCTCCAATCAttggccaatttcatagtgctgcttacgCAGAAAACttgcttaacaatttcctgcttagcagaaatgagcaggataccaatgacaaattgtacatgtgacatggtattttgggaGGTAACCTGAAGCTGGTAAGCATCATAATgctatgcttagctactttttgtgcttaagcagctatatgaaattgggccctgcatgcTCAACCCAATCTGGTCATATTTTGTTGACATCTTTCATTGAAATACACTGTACATACAATACGTACATTGAATACATGCTACCAAAAGTCATAGCAATTAATTTTGTTACCATCAAATCATAATGAACCCCAGAGGCTTGGATGAAAAACCAATGAGATTTTGTatcataatttttgttgtttctaCCATTCTTTTGCTTTACCATATCATAGGCTATAATTAATACCTGATTGGTTTGTCTTCATCCAAGGAGTTATCAGTATTTCTAGCAGTAATTGAAAGCAACTGTGATATGACCAACAATGAACTcccaattgtttattttttaatttggccACTACCTCATCTTTGAATCAAGGAAAATTTACCCTTTTTCATCTTCTGGCCAGTCTTCATGACCACAGTCAAGCATGTTATACGTTTTGTATATTGTATGTGAAATATTTGAACTTTTTGTTTAGAGAGTATTTTTGTAACATGGCTTGCCTGTTTTCATGACAGTTATTAGAAACTGATTGGTTTTGTGTGCAATCTGCTGCATGATTGTATGACTTCTTTTTATCAAGCATGAAGTGTGTTTTGTACTATAAAAAGtagtatatttatttttatataaagtactgagtacagtgAAATTGATAATgtcattttttaaatgtattaaaAGGCAGGTACAACTTTGGTTTTGAAACGATGGCATTACTTCATTTTGTGACCATTTTAACAAATAGCCAGATTCATCATAAAAAAGAAGAACTACTGATCAATACAGGAAATTGAATTTGGCGTTGTCACACAGAGTCACACATTTCAGCAGATGCATTGCAATAGAAGTGCGTAGATGTTTGTCAGTTTTTACCCGATTGTCACAAAGAGCCACTTATTTCCTTAATGTATTGTACGCGTGATCACATAATATACCCAGCCTTTTTGTGTAAAAGCACGTTATTCAGATGAATGAAGAAGTAGGTCATCCCACTGTTAAGGTTTCATAAAGAGACAACTTTGACTGATTACTAATGGCAATGAGCCAACACTTAGAGAGAAATTAGTCAATACAGTGGTTAAACTTTTACAGAATCATATCAGAGTTTTTTCAACTGCGTGGCTTTAGTACTGCAGAATTGCAGTTGTAAGCTGAGCACAGTGTAAAATGTAAATCTCAATCATGCCTTTTGACATTAGTGGCTCTTTTTGAAAGTGACGATTTGAGATACTACAAAAAGGTGGCAACATACTTTTTAACTCTTCGATTGCCCTTGTATTTTTGGCAATGTTATTTGAAGCTCTGTGCCCATTGTTGTTCCtgcctttttattttaatatccactgaatatgtatttattttgtattttgtggtCATCGCTTTCTCGCCCACACATGTcattgtttttatcattttgcTTCATTTCCCCCATTGTTTTACATTCGACATACAGGTTCCACGCATGAGTTTGCTTTATCAGGTATTTATGCATGATTTAATGTCTTCTCAAAAACACACTATTGAATGTTGCATTTGTTAAATAAATGAAAGTGAATGTGTTAATCAATGGTTGTTTATTGTTAGCTGTTAAAACCTTTTACTGCTTAGGTTTTGTCTTGAAATTGTGGttctacagatttgtttttcaaatctcCTACAAAACTTTATTATCATTCATCAACGTTAAGCTGAGGGGTGTTTATGATTATGCCTTGGTGTCCAGAGTCTTTTTTTGTATTGCCTTCTTTTGGGAGGCAATCTCAACATCCATCTTTTGGACAAAAGACTAACATTGCTTCCAGAAAGGTTGAATTCATTCCGAATAGTTGTCAAGATTTAACCAGTTTGCTTTGGAATACACAATAACGAACAACATTCTTACACAACTGGCATCGTCAGTTTTACAAACTGGCATTCAAGTTTCTATGCATTGTAGTTTTGGTGGTCATGTAAAAGCCCCATGTATGGTGAGGCAGATAGCGGAATGTGCGTACAGCAGCTGCTTTCTGTAGTTACCTATATCCCCCAAGTTGTGCACCCCTGGGTTGTGGGAAGGAACATTCCTAATTTTCTTATAAAGTACGGATATGTATTTCCCAGAGGTATCACCTTTACTTTAAAGCAGGAACAGCATAAACATTTGAAatcaaaaaacactttaaatacCAAGGCTTCACTCTAGCTACTTTACCTTGGAAAGAAAAGTTCAAAACATCTTTATACAAATCCGGTGggcaaaaccaaacaaaacacaGTTCAAAATGTatgattgtttttgttgagaCAATGTTTGTGACTTGTGTTCTAATAGAATCAGTAAGGGGAATCACAATGTATTCTGAAATTGATTCTCTGACTTAATGCTGTTTGCAGTGGGATATATTTTCGGTATAATAAATGAATTCACCCCGATGACATTTCAAAGAATAGCCCCCCTGCTGACTCTCAAGAGATGATACAAATCCTTAAGATCAATGGTTAACGATCACACACAAATTCAATACAAATCCCAGATGAAATCAATATGTACATAACAGATTGCATCTCTGATCATAGACCAATAACTTAAAGGTCATGGTGGTATTGGAAAGCCAATATTGTTCTGGGTTGATTTTTCTTCAAGGAGATGTAATTAAAAGTTTTGTGGATGGACCGTGGTTTTTTTCATCGCAGTGGAAGTTCTTTGTGCTGGGATGAAAAGTAAATCCTTTGATGTAGGCCTTCAAATGCGAAAATGCCAGctgtttattgctcagtgaaaAAATACTGTTATTGCATTTTTGCAATACTCAAGTTTGttatgagcagagtatactttaATTAGAGATAGCCTGATTATTTCATCAGCTTATCAATAAGTCCTGGACCTAATTTCATGGTGCCCCTTACTGAGTAATTTTGCCTTTACAGTCACAATTTTTCTGTTTACTAGGTTGACCCCAAATTTCTGCACTATCTGATAATTATGCTTATAAAGCACAGATGCTTCCACCAACAGTAAGCaagaaacgttgagaccaaaccggctcttctcaaagccaacactcctcccaaaAGATATTTTACACATgattgtacctgcaagtttacttttCAGAATAACTTCTTGTTTTTAACACCACTTATTAACCTCTCTTCTTAACCCCCCTGCAGTCCCAAACAGAGAGGCCCAGAAACGGAGCATCTTCCACCGCACCGTCACCATCAAGGAGGGCATTCTGAAGAAGCGGCGTGCTGAAGATGTGACTGTAATGATCACTCCATTCACTTTTAAGAAACGCTTCTTCTGGCTGAGTTACGATAGTCTGTCTTACGCCAAGCATGCTGAGGATCAGGTGAGCTTTTTAGGCGTCGGATATGTAAGCTACTTAAAGCAGGTCTTGCTATTTATGAATTTATTGTTTTCACATAAAAAACTTTAAATGAACAACCGTTTGATAATGGTATAGGCTAGTATATGAATTCCTTTACTAGTTTTTCCTTTCAGAAGATCAAGGGAAAACCTAAATTTTCTAAAATgaccaaaatattttgttgatgaTGGACTTGTTTTTGCAAGCTGTCCTtaggtccccccccccccccgcgctAAATTAAGTGATTGGAAGAAATGACAGTGAAAATATATTGAAAAGTAACATTATTAATACAGGTTTGCCAACATCAGCACTGCCTTCAAAAGCCCCCCAATAAATTCTAGCTGTACGTCTCAAAATGTTATTCCTAAATTGCTAAGGATAACAAGTAAAGCTTTGGGTTGAACAGAGAAAAGGTAACTATAGTAGGACATGAACGTACAGCCTCCAGATCAGTGTGCTGGTgccctaccaactgagctttctaaccataattTGTCAATATCCCTAATTTGTCAATATCCctaatttgtcaatatctttgttcagggatGTCAGTTAGTAAAAAGATACTGATAAGTTAGGGAGTCCTAATTATCGTTGGAATGCATTTTAAACTAAGATGTTGACACAGTTGAGAACTTATTTTCTTTGGGATGCAACTAACCACTGCCTTGTACCCATCTCTATCTTGAAGGTACGGAATACTATATTGATTGAGTGGGTTTGTATAGTGGAGTGTGTGGATGAAGCTGCCTTCCAATGTGATCACCTCATACAGATTATATATCAGGACTCTCAAGGGGAACTCAAGACATTGTATCTCCAAGCCAAGGTACTCAGAATTCATTTGAAGTCATGTAAGATATGGTCCCAATTCTGAAATTCTGGAGAAgggaaatacatgaataaaaTTTTACTGCATATGGGttatttaaaaatacttttggtttgaacaaagaattgtacagagcaggatttgaaccaattgCCTCTCGTTTAATATTGCCtaggctctaccaactgagagccctatgttggcggtctccctattttgtcaatatctttgttcgggggtgccagtcagaaactGTACAACCATTAACTGTCGTCTAGCCAGgagtcaatttcacaaagatggtcctaacttaggactagtcctaggaatctttataggactctttaggagttattaaaaactttaggctagtccttagttagtACTTGTAATTCATCCTAACTCGATATAGgactagtctttactctttgtgaaatcccccCAGGGATCATAACATATCTTGTATATGTTTGATACAGGATGTGAATGAGCAGCAGCAGTGGTTATCAGCAATCCGTAAGACATGTGTATCCAATGCTAAGATGCTCAATACATTCCACCCTGGTGCCTTCCGAGGGTCCAAGTGGACTTGTTGCCTTCAGTCCAGCAGGACACGTAAGTATTAAGGGCAGGCTGAGTATTCTTAGTGGCTCATTAGAAGCACATTGAGTGTACATGTTTGTGTTGAATACATGTAGGTTAGGGACATGCCAAATAATGTATGTCCAGCTTTCAAATTGAAGATACAACAGTgatttttagtggaaaattacattcattcaaattttgcggcttgcaataaaaatactttaaaaactatcagagtgtgggttcgggttcCATTCAGCAAAGCCAATCATATTTtgttcatccttcggatgggctGACGAGCTGAAGGTCCTGTGTGTGCGTAATGCAAGGTTTAACCTGTTACAAGTGTATGATTAAGTGAAGGGACTCGACCTGATGCTCCTGTCAtggttggctgcatattgcaacACAGCATCTTTTCAAGGCGCTATGTAATATGGTTCTTGTAATTTTAAATAACTCTGCATACCTCTTGTAAAGCAAGGCGCCCTTTGAGAGGCCCATAGATAAACCTTGTGTATTATATTGATTTACCATTGGCAGCTTATATTGGATGCAGTAGAGCTCATAATGCAGCCACACTGGGAGACTGGAGGGACCCTCTGGATCCTGACGTAGAGGCACAGATCATCTATAGCCAACTCAGGCTCGGTAAAGACATCTTAAGGTCAGTTTAAAAGACCCTACTTTTAATACGCCACAAAAAGTGGACATATTTTGCACACATTGAGCTGTAAATGCTACAAACATGGTATCTGTTGTGTGTAATTCTTTGCAAAAATGTCACTAATTTGTCGTCAGCACTTAAAGGCCTTTCTTATCAATTAAGAACTCTGATAAgacattttcaatgaaaaactaGCTCAGTTTGGTGAAGGTTCTTCACTGAATTCCcagtttaaaattgttttatgtGTAATGTGAATTGTAATATGCtccatgtttttatttatacaatGTATCTGTGCAGCTTTTAAGTTTAAAGTTTTTATTATAGTTGTAAACCTTTCCCACtttcaaccttttataaaaTGAAAGTGGGTGTGGCTAACCATTGCTTTACATCACATTTACAAACAGGATACCAATATATATATGTATGCAACCAAAGTCTTCTAAGTGCTTTTATTTATTGTCGACTCATATCATGCATAAAACTGTGTAATTTCTTTTTCATTGTGTGCCATTTTGCATGTGTTTGAAAATTAATGAACTGCATTTACTATTTGTTCCTTTACCCTGGCTTTGCATCACATTTACAAACAGCCATAATATGTCAATGTTGCAATTATAATACACATTGTTAATATTCAATTGATGTAACATTGCATAAGTGCTTACATTTATTGTGGTGTTTTATCATGCATATACTGTGTTCTTTCTTTTTCATTGTGTGCCATTATGAATGTGATTGAACATTAATGAACTGCATTTACTATttgttcaatgtttttttctcattgTAAACTTTTCCCACTTTCAATCTATAAGAAAGTGGGTGTGGCTTACCCTGGCTTTACatcataattatttacaattatgATACAATAATATGTCACtgcatttacacaacacactgttATTAAATTGATGTAACATTGCATAAGTGCTTTTAAGTGCTTATATTTATTGTGAGGTTTTATCATGCATATAAACTTTGTAATGTGTTATTCATTGTTTGCCATTATGAATGTGATTGAATATTAATGAACTGCATTTACTATTTGTGTTTCGAGTAAGAAGCATTGAAGTGATATTGTTATTGTATACTGTAGGGTCCCATTTTGTTCATATAATATCACCATTGTTTCTTTCGCTTGTTGTTTAATAACAAATCTTCATTGACTTTTCTTTCTTTccagtgcacttttttttatcaaaatctcttcttttttaaaattattttttaatctgtATTTTGATTGTACCTTTATGTATAGCTTTTGGGATCTGAACATATAGGGATTtgatatttcttttattttattgaattcccttttcattgttttcattaTATACTCACCATCCTAAACCTGGGaatatttgattaaatttgGCAGTCACTttttcaagaaaacaacaaGTTAATGTTTGGGAATTTTAAACACACATATTCACATATTGATCTATACAGATCAACTGGTCAACCAATCATGTACTTAAGAGATGTTTCTAGTTAGAATATATTTGCTTTAAATTTCCAAATACAAATGTCTCCTATTCTTTGCTAGATTATCAGGTCAGTAATTATTGTAACTAGACTAAAACTAGTTAGGCCTAGTTAACTTTTCAACAGTTGCATTTAAATTGTGTACTTTGTCTTTCAAATAATCAACATTTATACTTCTTGTCTACAGGAAGAAGTATCTTGAGGAGTCTGATGCTGGAAGTGCCGTAGTGAGAGGTGAGCCAGAGGAAGACTCTGGGAATGGCACTGAAGATGATTTTATCTCATCAACGGCTGGAATCAACCCAGGTTGGTGTCTAGAATAtcacctgatacttcacagaggcagtTCAATTgtttctgttgccctggtcattgccttggtgcctctgaATGATCCAATATAAactcacaatttcctcatagaggtaCCTTTTACCATGGACAAGATTTTTTGGTGACCGTGCCCTTTCAAAGTCAAAGCATCAGACCTGCTAATTATGATTATGGTATACAAGTTGTTTTCCTTCAATGAGTTATGTTTATGATCAGCTGACTTAATCTCTTTGCTTGTTTCTACAGAGAACAGAGCAGTGAGAGCACACAAGCCATGCCACAAGACAGTTTCATATCATGACTCTAGAATGGCATCAGCAGCTACGCTGTTGGATGTCATCAATGACCTAGAGAGGGCGCACTTGGCATTCCAGAAACGAGAGAAAGAATTAAAACAAGAAAGAGATATGCAGTGAAGTAAAAATCAAAGTGAAGTTCTGAGAATACTGAatgttaatcggccgtccaaaGTTTGTCAACATTTTCCGATGTTTGTACATAGTAGAATCAAAGGAGATAACACAAAGATAAAAAGGGGGAAATTAGGTAGGCATTTAGAATGGGATAGGGAGTTTCATTTGGGGATGGGCATGAAGGTTCTTACAAAGAAGCACTCTCTGTACTGAGCATTTAAAATGTTAGAGGGGGTTTTGAACCttgctttaaaatgtaaactgttgacatctgtttttgtttttgttttgtttttgaagaaaTTCAGCATGGAACACACAAGGCAAATAAGTTGTCTCCCAATACCAAACATGCATaagctctttaaaaaaaaaattgtatctaTGTAATATACAGTAAAGAGAAATATATTTGCACATAAATAGCTGACACCATATTTAAAGCGTTAACTAGGTCCAATTAAAAATGAATTGGGTATTGAGGAGGTAATTTGTGAATAACTAAttttataaacaagtttgatttcgcATGTTTCTGTAATTTTCACCTTGATGAGCTTTCATGGATGACAAGGCAGTATTTGTGTAAAATGGGTGCCTTCCACATGgaattgtaaataaattgtaCAGCACATTGCCAAATTTGATAGGGAAACACAAAACTCTGAATTT
Above is a genomic segment from Asterias amurensis chromosome 6, ASM3211899v1 containing:
- the LOC139938331 gene encoding rasGAP-activating-like protein 1 isoform X2, with the protein product MVKNTSLCLRIGEAKDLPGKDLISRSSDPYCLIKIDNEVVARTATVWKTLTPFWGEEYFFHLPGGFQNLSLYIFDEDTMSEDDIIGKVSLDKEILQNCPRGIEKWLQLVKVDRDTEVQGEIHIEATISEVDGGHKILKIQLLEARDLAVKDKTGSSDPFARLTFAEQKFDTRTIKKTRFPKWQETFTLTLPESTEGEIVDITVWDWDRVGNDDFMGRASVNVSELTAGKTIRQWLRLNPREEKERDLESSKSLGSIRVRARYSEERILPSQYYQPLVDLLVESVQDTVYRSTPLTMLEEVMTLDRLEIATTLDKIFLGQGMILPFLDVLIQQDLQQTTDINTLFRGNSLATKCFDQFMKLVGMPYLLETLQPIVDTIFEEKKHVELDPCKVGSIRRRVSMKNRSEGYLLEHSASILTTYLAAIVNCILESMDRCPPILRMALKQLRHRVEEKFPDNDTDCKYVCLSGFLFLRFFAPAILSPKLFFLRDHHPDKYVGRTLTLLAKAIQTIGNLGMKIGKEHWMQPLGPLIQDSVVRIKDFLDTLLDIDETEIPNREAQKRSIFHRTVTIKEGILKKRRAEDVTVMITPFTFKKRFFWLSYDSLSYAKHAEDQVRNTILIEWVCIVECVDEAAFQCDHLIQIIYQDSQGELKTLYLQAKDVNEQQQWLSAIRKTCVSNAKMLNTFHPGAFRGSKWTCCLQSSRTPYIGCSRAHNAATLGDWRDPLDPDVEAQIIYSQLRLGKDILRKKYLEESDAGSAVVRGEPEEDSGNGTEDDFISSTAGINPENRAVRAHKPCHKTVSYHDSRMASAATLLDVINDLERAHLAFQKREKELKQERDMQ
- the LOC139938331 gene encoding rasGAP-activating-like protein 1 isoform X1; protein product: MVKNTSLCLRIGEAKDLPGKDLISRSSDPYCLIKIDNEVVARTATVWKTLTPFWGEEYFFHLPGGFQNLSLYIFDEDTMSEDDIIGKVSLDKEILQNCPRGIEKWLQLVKVDRDTEVQGEIHIEATISEVDGGHKILKIQLLEARDLAVKDKTGSSDPFARLTFAEQKFDTRTIKKTRFPKWQETFTLTLPESTEGEIVDITVWDWDRVGNDDFMGRASVNVSELTAGKTIRQWLRLNPREEKERDLESSKSLGSIRVRARYSEERILPSQYYQPLVDLLVESVQDTVYRSTPLTMLEEVMTLDRLEIATTLDKIFLGQGMILPFLDVLIQQDLQQTTDINTLFRGNSLATKCFDQFMKLVGMPYLLETLQPIVDTIFEEKKHVELDPCKVGSIRRRVSMKNRSEGYLLEHSASILTTYLAAIVNCILESMDRCPPILRMALKQLRHRVEEKFPDNDTDCKYVCLSGFLFLRFFAPAILSPKLFFLRDHHPDKYVGRTLTLLAKAIQTIGNLGMKIGKEHWMQPLGPLIQDSVVRIKDFLDTLLDIDETESSTHEFALSVPNREAQKRSIFHRTVTIKEGILKKRRAEDVTVMITPFTFKKRFFWLSYDSLSYAKHAEDQVRNTILIEWVCIVECVDEAAFQCDHLIQIIYQDSQGELKTLYLQAKDVNEQQQWLSAIRKTCVSNAKMLNTFHPGAFRGSKWTCCLQSSRTPYIGCSRAHNAATLGDWRDPLDPDVEAQIIYSQLRLGKDILRKKYLEESDAGSAVVRGEPEEDSGNGTEDDFISSTAGINPENRAVRAHKPCHKTVSYHDSRMASAATLLDVINDLERAHLAFQKREKELKQERDMQ